One genomic segment of Desulfomicrobium sp. ZS1 includes these proteins:
- a CDS encoding DctP family TRAP transporter solute-binding subunit has translation MKRFFMCAVILVAVALSMPAFAKTVLKLGHIAEVSHPYAKGADYFAKLVGEKSGGDMEVQVFPSSQLGSQKDMTEGLIYGTIDMVLTGTADLGQFQPKMSIFDLPFLFKDRAHAYKSLDTVGMELGKELEPKGMKLLGFMENGIRHLTNNVRPVKAPADMAGLKIRVMSNKIYIETIKSLGGSPTPMAFGELYSAMQQGTVDGQENPSAHIYTKRFFEVQKYASMTAHAYAPEPVLISMITWSKLSDAQKAIIQEAATEAIAWQRELSTNEDNAYWDKIKATGKIEVLEVDRAPFMEATQPVWKEFAPTVGQDNIDKILSLSK, from the coding sequence ATGAAACGTTTCTTCATGTGTGCAGTCATTCTCGTGGCCGTTGCCCTCAGCATGCCCGCTTTCGCCAAAACCGTGCTCAAACTCGGCCACATCGCCGAAGTGAGCCACCCCTACGCCAAGGGTGCCGACTATTTCGCCAAGTTGGTCGGAGAAAAATCCGGCGGAGACATGGAAGTCCAGGTCTTCCCGTCCTCGCAGCTCGGCAGCCAGAAGGACATGACCGAAGGCCTCATTTACGGCACCATCGACATGGTCCTGACCGGCACCGCCGACCTGGGCCAGTTTCAGCCCAAGATGTCCATTTTTGACCTGCCCTTCCTCTTCAAGGACCGCGCCCATGCCTACAAATCCTTGGACACGGTGGGCATGGAGCTGGGCAAGGAGCTTGAGCCCAAGGGCATGAAGCTGCTCGGCTTCATGGAGAACGGCATCCGCCACCTGACCAACAACGTCCGTCCGGTCAAGGCCCCGGCCGACATGGCCGGCCTCAAGATCCGGGTCATGTCCAACAAGATCTACATCGAGACCATCAAATCGCTGGGCGGTTCCCCCACGCCCATGGCCTTTGGCGAACTCTACTCCGCCATGCAGCAGGGTACGGTTGACGGCCAGGAGAATCCCAGCGCCCACATCTACACCAAGCGCTTCTTCGAAGTGCAGAAGTACGCATCCATGACCGCCCACGCCTATGCCCCGGAACCGGTGCTCATCTCCATGATCACCTGGAGCAAGCTTTCCGACGCGCAGAAAGCCATCATCCAGGAAGCCGCCACCGAGGCCATCGCCTGGCAGCGTGAGCTGTCCACCAACGAGGACAACGCATACTGGGACAAGATCAAGGCCACCGGCAAGATCGAGGTCCTCGAAGTCGACCGCGCCCCGTTCATGGAAGCGACCCAGCCCGTGTGGAAGGAATTCGCTCCCACTGTCGGTCAGGACAACATCGACAAGATCCTGTCTTTAAGCAAATAA
- a CDS encoding response regulator, protein MLTRVLIVEDDVRIADLHRRFTERVAGCNVVGIAHRLDDARDMVLALEPHLILLDLYFPEGPGTDLLREIRSRDLEIDVILITAAREMGPLKEALRGGVFDYLIKPVTAERFHECLTKFCAYRERLRGGNAIEQHDVDTLLHPAASRACPSNCLPKGIDGLTLAKVRAVFENQADASGRSAEDVAELIGISRSTSRRYLEYLISEGTLYADVVYGSVGRPERRYFSR, encoded by the coding sequence ATGCTTACCAGAGTACTTATTGTCGAGGACGATGTACGCATCGCGGACCTGCACCGCAGGTTCACCGAGCGGGTCGCGGGCTGCAACGTGGTTGGCATCGCACACCGGTTGGACGACGCCCGGGACATGGTCCTGGCCCTGGAGCCCCACCTCATCCTGCTGGACCTGTATTTCCCCGAAGGGCCGGGCACGGACCTGCTGCGCGAAATCCGGTCCAGGGACCTGGAGATCGACGTCATCCTCATCACCGCGGCCCGGGAAATGGGTCCCCTGAAGGAAGCCTTGCGCGGCGGGGTGTTTGACTACCTCATAAAACCCGTCACGGCGGAGCGTTTTCACGAATGCCTGACCAAATTCTGCGCCTACCGTGAGCGGTTGCGCGGAGGCAACGCCATTGAACAGCATGACGTGGACACGCTACTCCATCCCGCCGCTTCGCGCGCCTGTCCGTCGAACTGTCTACCCAAGGGAATCGACGGGCTGACCCTGGCCAAGGTGCGCGCCGTCTTTGAAAACCAGGCTGACGCTTCGGGCCGCAGCGCCGAAGACGTGGCTGAACTGATCGGCATCAGCCGCTCCACATCCCGCCGCTATCTCGAATACCTCATCTCCGAAGGCACGCTCTATGCCGACGTGGTTTACGGCAGCGTAGGCAGGCCCGAACGCCGGTACTTCAGTCGCTGA
- a CDS encoding sensor histidine kinase translates to MTTTIRDDYDARGGNYMRSWPHIIRRLRPATIQAHLIHMVLALVVIQIAVSWHVISELAEDMLHEQIGQTALQTAKTIAQIPSIREALQAGDPFGEIQTLAETIRAQTGASFVVIGDHAERRYSHPVPERIGQTFVGGDTGPALLEGKSYISEAEGTLGRSLRGMTPIFDAEDAIIGFVSVGYLSESIHQSISAHLDKPLAYIIGMSVIGIFSAVVIAGRLKKLTLGLEPSEITNLYLERVAVLQTIREGVIAIDHQANIRVANQAARRYAGLSLDERFSDKPVASVIPEAGLEQVLLTGQSEFDQERTVNGQELIFNIVPVFQDQKIHGVVASFRRKDELDLLAAELSRVQEYSELLRVQTHEYSNKLHTIAGLIQIEAYREALDLVVTESSGYEEFIRFLSEAIPHPVIAAIILGKYNRAKELRVNFSIDRDSTMSDVPKWVSQEKIVTIIGNLLDNAFEAVVHQPPASRNVEMSFTDLGNDIVFEIEDAGLGVAVDQLDRIFEKGVSSKGQGRRGVGLYLVRQRLDELGGQIMITRSGLGGALFTVVIPKE, encoded by the coding sequence ATGACAACCACAATCCGCGATGACTATGACGCACGCGGAGGAAACTACATGCGATCCTGGCCCCACATAATCCGCCGGTTACGGCCCGCCACCATCCAGGCCCACCTGATCCACATGGTGCTGGCTCTGGTCGTCATTCAGATTGCCGTCAGCTGGCACGTCATCTCCGAACTGGCCGAGGACATGCTGCATGAGCAAATCGGCCAGACGGCCTTGCAGACAGCCAAAACCATCGCCCAGATTCCGAGCATCCGGGAAGCTTTACAGGCGGGCGACCCGTTCGGAGAAATACAGACGCTGGCCGAAACCATCCGCGCCCAGACCGGCGCATCTTTCGTGGTCATCGGCGACCACGCGGAAAGGCGCTACTCCCACCCGGTGCCGGAGCGCATTGGGCAGACCTTTGTCGGCGGAGACACCGGACCGGCCCTGCTGGAAGGCAAATCATACATCTCCGAGGCGGAGGGCACCCTCGGCCGGTCCCTGCGGGGCATGACGCCGATCTTTGACGCCGAGGACGCCATCATCGGCTTTGTTTCCGTCGGGTATCTCTCCGAAAGCATCCATCAATCCATCTCGGCGCACCTGGACAAGCCGCTCGCCTACATCATCGGCATGAGCGTGATCGGAATCTTCAGTGCCGTCGTCATTGCCGGCCGGCTCAAAAAACTGACCCTGGGCCTTGAACCTTCCGAAATCACCAATCTGTATCTGGAACGCGTCGCCGTGCTGCAAACCATCCGCGAAGGAGTCATCGCCATTGACCATCAGGCCAATATCCGCGTGGCCAATCAGGCGGCTAGGCGCTATGCGGGCCTCAGTCTCGATGAGCGTTTTTCGGACAAACCCGTGGCCAGCGTCATCCCGGAAGCAGGGCTGGAACAGGTCCTGCTGACCGGCCAGTCCGAATTTGATCAGGAGCGGACAGTCAATGGCCAGGAACTCATCTTCAACATCGTGCCCGTCTTCCAGGACCAAAAAATACACGGAGTCGTGGCCAGCTTCCGACGCAAGGACGAACTGGACCTTCTGGCGGCGGAGCTGTCGAGGGTGCAGGAATACTCCGAACTGCTGCGCGTGCAGACCCATGAATACTCCAACAAGCTGCACACCATCGCCGGGCTCATCCAGATCGAAGCCTACCGCGAGGCGCTCGATCTGGTGGTCACCGAATCATCGGGATACGAGGAATTCATTCGCTTCCTGAGTGAGGCCATCCCGCATCCGGTCATTGCCGCCATCATCCTCGGCAAGTACAACCGGGCCAAGGAGTTGCGCGTGAATTTCTCCATCGACCGTGACAGCACCATGTCCGATGTGCCAAAATGGGTCAGCCAGGAAAAAATCGTGACCATCATCGGCAACCTCCTGGACAATGCCTTTGAAGCCGTCGTGCACCAGCCGCCCGCTTCGCGTAATGTGGAGATGTCCTTTACGGACCTTGGCAACGACATCGTTTTTGAAATCGAAGACGCAGGACTGGGGGTGGCCGTGGACCAACTGGATCGCATCTTTGAAAAAGGCGTTTCGTCCAAGGGCCAGGGACGGCGAGGGGTGGGCCTGTATCTTGTGCGCCAGCGCCTGGACGAACTGGGCGGGCAGATCATGATCACCCGCAGCGGTTTGGGCGGGGCACTGTTCACCGTGGTCATTCCCAAGGAGTAG